One stretch of Microbacterium terrae DNA includes these proteins:
- a CDS encoding ABC transporter substrate-binding protein produces MKAMRSHRRTSLVLGVTAVAALALAGCAEGGDSGDSDSVEGETVEISGGITGTEADALQSTFDAFTEDTGIIVKYTGDKGFEGNIVTKVAGGNAPDIAIVPQPGLLRALVDTGEAKPAPDGVVANVEANWSPSWKEYGTVDDTFYSAPMLGNIKGYVWYSPKKFAEWGVEVPTTWDEMMTLATTISEKTGEPAWCAGFASGDASGWPGTDWIEDLVLRQAGTEVYDSWAAGETPFTDPDIAEAFDTVGTILLDPEMVNAGFGDVTSINSTAFADVAAKVADGSCALTHQASFLTANFLTVQTADGATPEVEADGDVYAFVLPGFEEELSAVEVGGEFVTGFSDDAATVAVLEYMSTPEWADARVELGGAISANINADPSLASSQFLTDAMELLQSPDARFDASDLMPATVGSGSFWRGMVNWIDGRPTEQVLEDIQAGYDD; encoded by the coding sequence ATGAAAGCAATGCGATCGCACCGTCGCACATCGCTCGTGCTGGGGGTGACGGCCGTCGCGGCGCTGGCGCTCGCCGGCTGCGCCGAAGGCGGAGACAGCGGCGACAGCGATTCGGTCGAAGGCGAGACCGTCGAGATCTCGGGAGGCATCACCGGGACCGAGGCGGATGCGCTGCAGTCGACGTTCGACGCGTTCACCGAAGACACCGGCATCATCGTCAAGTACACCGGCGACAAGGGCTTCGAGGGCAACATCGTCACCAAGGTCGCCGGCGGCAACGCCCCCGACATCGCAATCGTGCCGCAGCCGGGCCTTCTTCGTGCCCTCGTCGACACGGGCGAGGCCAAGCCCGCGCCCGACGGCGTGGTCGCGAACGTCGAGGCGAACTGGTCGCCGTCGTGGAAGGAGTACGGCACCGTCGACGACACGTTCTACTCGGCTCCGATGCTCGGAAACATCAAGGGCTACGTCTGGTACTCGCCCAAGAAGTTCGCCGAATGGGGCGTCGAGGTGCCGACCACCTGGGACGAGATGATGACGCTCGCGACGACCATCAGCGAGAAGACCGGCGAACCCGCGTGGTGCGCCGGCTTCGCATCGGGCGATGCGAGCGGCTGGCCGGGCACGGACTGGATCGAGGACCTCGTGCTCCGCCAGGCGGGCACCGAGGTCTACGACAGCTGGGCGGCGGGCGAGACCCCGTTCACCGACCCCGACATCGCCGAGGCCTTCGACACGGTGGGGACGATCCTGCTCGATCCCGAGATGGTCAATGCCGGATTCGGCGACGTGACGAGCATCAACTCCACGGCGTTCGCCGATGTCGCGGCGAAGGTCGCCGACGGCTCGTGCGCGCTGACCCACCAGGCGTCCTTCCTCACGGCCAACTTCCTCACCGTGCAGACGGCCGACGGAGCGACGCCCGAGGTCGAGGCCGACGGCGACGTGTACGCGTTCGTGCTCCCCGGCTTCGAAGAGGAGCTGAGCGCGGTCGAGGTCGGCGGCGAGTTCGTCACCGGCTTCTCCGACGACGCTGCGACCGTCGCGGTGCTCGAGTACATGTCGACGCCCGAGTGGGCCGACGCTCGAGTCGAACTGGGCGGGGCGATCTCGGCGAACATCAACGCCGATCCGTCCCTCGCATCGAGCCAGTTCCTCACCGACGCGATGGAGCTCCTCCAGAGCCCCGACGCCCGATTCGACGCCTCCGACCTCATGCCGGCCACGGTCGGCTCGGGATCGTTCTGGCGCGGAATGGTCAACTGGATCGACGGCCGTCCGACCGAGCAGGTGCTGGAAGACATCCAGGCCGGCTACGACGACTGA
- a CDS encoding carbohydrate ABC transporter permease has product MSDTATTTSQTDAEQAPPPGPRKVHSQATTRIVVTVGFAAIAALIIFLLMGTPQPDARPVSLGFSLNSFFVWIGGLGPILQIPIVLAAFAVVVVVLLVLVEYAPRSGTRYFWLRLISCFAIPFLAMMLLRPYQNAVIYVILIALISGGLLFYADYRAREGAGYLYQRFLFLTPALVMLLIGLIYPAIATIIQSFFDKTGEEFVGLENYVWAFTNPEGFWSVVNSIIWALFAPIFATVVGLAYAAFIDRARGERLLKVFVFMPFAIAPVSAGIIFKFVYDYRQGDQIGLLNAIVVAFGGEPVPWLDTTPFVNTFLLLFVFVWAQTGFAMVILSAAIKAIPDEQLEAAQLDGASAWQRFRNVTIPGIRTSLVVVLTTVTIFALKVYDIVAVMTGGRSNSSVLGFEMVNQQQRFQSYGHAAALAVLLFIFVSPLIIYNIVQLRRQRQVR; this is encoded by the coding sequence ATGTCGGACACCGCAACGACGACGTCGCAGACCGACGCCGAACAGGCACCACCACCGGGCCCGCGCAAGGTCCACTCGCAGGCGACGACGCGCATCGTCGTCACGGTCGGATTCGCCGCGATCGCGGCGCTGATCATCTTCCTGCTGATGGGAACGCCGCAGCCCGACGCCCGGCCGGTGTCGCTGGGGTTCTCGCTCAACTCGTTCTTCGTCTGGATCGGCGGACTGGGCCCGATCCTGCAGATCCCGATCGTCCTGGCCGCGTTCGCCGTCGTCGTCGTGGTGCTCCTCGTGCTCGTCGAGTACGCGCCCCGCAGTGGCACGCGCTACTTCTGGCTGCGACTGATCTCGTGCTTCGCGATCCCCTTCCTCGCGATGATGCTGCTGCGGCCCTACCAGAACGCGGTGATCTACGTCATCCTGATCGCCCTGATCTCGGGCGGTCTGCTGTTCTACGCGGACTACCGCGCCCGTGAGGGGGCGGGCTACCTCTACCAGCGGTTCCTGTTCCTCACCCCGGCGCTGGTGATGCTGCTGATCGGCCTGATCTACCCGGCGATCGCGACCATCATCCAGTCGTTCTTCGACAAGACGGGCGAGGAGTTCGTCGGCCTCGAGAACTACGTCTGGGCGTTCACGAACCCCGAGGGCTTCTGGTCGGTGGTCAACTCGATCATCTGGGCGCTGTTCGCCCCGATCTTCGCGACGGTGGTCGGACTCGCCTACGCCGCGTTCATCGACCGGGCGCGCGGTGAGCGTCTACTGAAGGTGTTCGTCTTCATGCCCTTCGCGATCGCGCCGGTGAGCGCCGGGATCATCTTCAAGTTCGTCTACGACTACCGGCAGGGCGATCAGATCGGCCTCCTGAACGCGATCGTCGTCGCATTCGGCGGAGAGCCGGTGCCGTGGCTCGACACCACGCCGTTCGTCAACACGTTCCTGCTGCTGTTCGTGTTCGTGTGGGCGCAGACCGGATTCGCGATGGTCATCCTCTCGGCGGCGATCAAGGCGATCCCCGACGAGCAGCTCGAAGCCGCCCAGCTCGACGGGGCGAGCGCGTGGCAGCGGTTCCGCAACGTGACGATCCCCGGCATCCGCACCTCACTGGTCGTCGTGCTCACCACCGTCACGATCTTCGCCCTCAAGGTGTACGACATCGTCGCGGTGATGACCGGCGGCCGCTCGAACTCGAGCGTGCTCGGCTTCGAGATGGTCAACCAGCAGCAGCGGTTCCAGAGCTACGGGCACGCCGCGGCGCTGGCGGTGCTGCTGTTCATCTTCGTGTCGCCCTTGATCATCTACAACATCGTCCAACTCCGCAGGCAAAGGCAGGTGCGATGA
- a CDS encoding carbohydrate ABC transporter permease: MTATQAITTSDPQFDKAAARRVARETRRHEAQARKRLTSPVATIVAIAIALLWTIPTLGLLITSFRPGADSSSTGWWTVFTNPDFTLGNYQEALTAGGTALTLGQSFLNSLAITIPATLIPIALATFAAYAFAWIDFKGRTWMFVAIFALQIVPIQMALVPLLSMFSRGLEIGEVGIFPGFSLRDVDHSFATVWIAHSIFGLPLAIFLLHNFMAEIPGDVIEAARVDGAGHGQVFFRIIVPLSMPVIASFAIFQFIWVWNDLLVATIFAPTSSLPMTQTLNSLSGSWGDRWYLQSAGAFLLLIVPLVVFFALQRFFVRGLLAGATKG; the protein is encoded by the coding sequence ATGACCGCCACCCAAGCGATCACCACGTCGGACCCCCAGTTCGACAAGGCTGCGGCCCGCCGGGTCGCGCGCGAGACCCGCCGTCACGAGGCGCAGGCCCGCAAGCGACTGACCTCGCCCGTGGCGACGATCGTCGCGATCGCCATCGCGCTGCTGTGGACGATCCCGACACTCGGGCTCCTCATCACCTCGTTCCGCCCGGGCGCCGACTCGTCGAGCACGGGGTGGTGGACGGTGTTCACCAACCCGGACTTCACGCTCGGCAACTACCAGGAGGCGCTCACCGCGGGCGGCACGGCGCTGACGCTCGGTCAGTCGTTCCTGAACTCGCTCGCCATCACGATCCCGGCGACCCTCATCCCGATCGCGCTGGCGACGTTCGCGGCGTATGCCTTCGCGTGGATCGATTTCAAGGGGCGCACGTGGATGTTCGTGGCGATCTTCGCGCTGCAGATCGTGCCGATCCAGATGGCGCTGGTGCCGCTGCTGTCGATGTTCTCCCGTGGGCTGGAGATCGGCGAGGTCGGGATCTTCCCCGGCTTCTCGCTGCGCGACGTCGACCACAGCTTCGCGACGGTGTGGATCGCGCACTCGATCTTCGGGCTGCCGCTGGCGATCTTCCTGCTCCACAACTTCATGGCCGAGATCCCGGGCGACGTGATCGAGGCTGCGCGGGTGGACGGCGCCGGTCACGGACAGGTGTTCTTCCGCATCATCGTGCCGCTGTCGATGCCGGTGATCGCCTCGTTCGCGATCTTCCAGTTCATCTGGGTGTGGAACGACCTGCTCGTCGCGACGATATTCGCGCCGACATCGTCGCTGCCCATGACCCAGACGCTGAACTCGCTGTCGGGCTCCTGGGGCGACAGATGGTATCTGCAGTCGGCGGGCGCGTTCCTGCTGCTGATCGTGCCGCTGGTCGTCTTCTTCGCACTGCAGCGGTTCTTCGTTCGCGGACTGCTCGCCGGAGCGACGAAGGGGTGA
- a CDS encoding DUF305 domain-containing protein: protein MTDGSATTPTPTGRSTWWLVVVALVLIAGLAFAVGRFSTFGSQGEASTPGTTSPEAGFSRDMQVHHAQAIAMAMEIYRKTDDEDLRALSYDIATGQAGQRGEMYDWLVKWGLPRQGGPMMQWMSSSDAGHDHGVTDEALTDDEAEAAMGMATDAELDALAQADGQAADCLFLELMIRHHEGAVPMAEALLELGSDKRALQVAEAIKAGQTSEIAAMQSMQARLGCTG from the coding sequence CTCGTCGTCGTCGCCCTCGTGCTCATCGCCGGGCTCGCGTTCGCAGTGGGTCGGTTCTCGACGTTCGGCTCGCAGGGCGAGGCGTCGACCCCCGGCACCACGTCGCCCGAGGCGGGCTTCTCGCGCGACATGCAGGTGCACCACGCCCAGGCGATCGCCATGGCGATGGAGATCTACCGCAAGACCGACGACGAGGACCTGCGCGCACTGTCGTACGACATCGCCACCGGCCAGGCCGGGCAGCGCGGCGAGATGTACGACTGGCTGGTCAAGTGGGGACTCCCCCGCCAGGGCGGCCCGATGATGCAGTGGATGTCGTCATCGGATGCCGGGCACGATCACGGTGTGACCGACGAGGCCCTCACCGACGACGAGGCCGAAGCGGCGATGGGCATGGCCACGGATGCCGAGCTCGATGCCCTCGCCCAGGCCGACGGCCAGGCTGCCGACTGCCTCTTCCTCGAGCTCATGATCCGCCACCACGAAGGCGCCGTGCCCATGGCCGAAGCGCTGCTCGAACTCGGCTCCGACAAGCGGGCGCTGCAGGTCGCCGAGGCGATCAAGGCCGGTCAGACCTCCGAGATCGCGGCCATGCAGTCGATGCAGGCCCGCCTGGGCTGCACCGGCTGA